In one Limisphaera ngatamarikiensis genomic region, the following are encoded:
- a CDS encoding DUF1559 domain-containing protein: protein MKTQTTQINTVQGRTQPCPLWHGRTTAFTLVELLVVIAILTVLAGLLLPVLASARERARRIACASNLRQIHLAVALYAEDHNDRLPWKYELKKTTLKPDDLAKGKRLQTLEDGIHILLAPYLGVSPEAAAAAGSFPAAKVFQCPSDRGDASDRTPVFDRRGSSYQVEGSELGRKPEDQHKNRFSYANNVDIARDLFKPWDSDDPLKVMEKLAKGELGPVKWHARFFNKVMGDGRVITLSSKEQDKESKNDL, encoded by the coding sequence ATGAAAACGCAAACCACTCAGATCAACACCGTGCAGGGGCGAACTCAACCCTGCCCTCTCTGGCACGGTCGCACGACGGCCTTTACGCTCGTGGAACTTCTGGTCGTCATCGCCATCCTCACCGTCCTTGCGGGCCTGCTCCTCCCCGTTCTGGCGTCCGCCCGGGAACGGGCCCGCCGCATCGCCTGCGCGTCCAACCTGCGCCAGATCCACCTCGCTGTCGCCCTGTACGCCGAAGACCACAACGACCGGCTTCCCTGGAAGTACGAGCTCAAAAAGACCACCCTGAAACCCGACGACCTGGCCAAGGGCAAACGACTCCAGACGCTTGAGGACGGCATCCACATTCTCCTGGCCCCCTACCTCGGTGTCTCCCCGGAAGCCGCAGCCGCCGCCGGCAGTTTCCCGGCTGCAAAAGTGTTCCAATGCCCCTCCGACCGCGGCGACGCCTCCGACCGCACGCCCGTTTTCGACCGCCGCGGCTCCAGTTATCAGGTGGAAGGTTCGGAGTTGGGCCGCAAACCCGAGGACCAGCACAAAAACCGCTTCTCCTACGCCAATAACGTCGACATCGCGCGCGACCTCTTCAAACCATGGGATTCCGATGACCCCCTCAAAGTCATGGAAAAGCTGGCCAAGGGCGAGCTCGGCCCCGTGAAATGGCACGCCCGGTTCTTCAACAAGGTCATGGGGGACGGCCGGGTCATCACTCTATCCTCCAAGGAGCAGGACAAAGAATCCAAGAACGACCTCTGA
- a CDS encoding BatD family protein yields the protein MQTWRNMPGPGLPEVQPNRFRPGLLLLGWWFAVLLCCTAAGATFTASVDRGVAPVGEPVTLNLTFSGGEPEEPPRVPDIPGLQITYAGRSTQFIMVNNRISSTATHTYTVVGLEPGDYTIPALQVRVNGQTLTSDPVSLRIVRSDPRTQLAYLRLSIPERPVYAGEVFTVKLDLCLRDRIENIANVQLSPLQVESCTQLKQSRLPQQTERNEFGQFTVIPMVYTLVAARPGTLTIGPVDCSFVAEVIPEGGRRDPFAGFGFGVFRFGETRPISLRADAQKLQVLPLPEQGRPPEFNGAIGRFSLSVVAGPTNVAVGDPVTVRVQIRGRGALDALKLPEQSDWQAFKTYPPTENVQTSDPLGLEGVKTFELIVVPQSAGIRALPPLRFAYFDPESRTYRQLASEPIPLQVRAGAATPLPALATEPPQPRTPPAPARDIRGLKQQLGPIVATAPPWITRGSFWIAHSLPVAAWLGLLAWRRRAEALAADPRRQRQRAARRRVRHALYELQKLAPAGPPDAFYAALFRLLQEQIAERLDLPASAITEAVIEERLRPAGLPDDLCQELHALFQLCNQARYAPGMVEANLDRVRARAEAAVQRLQNFGP from the coding sequence ATGCAGACGTGGAGAAACATGCCCGGGCCCGGCTTGCCGGAGGTCCAACCGAACCGGTTCCGACCGGGACTATTGCTCCTGGGCTGGTGGTTCGCAGTCCTCCTGTGCTGCACCGCCGCCGGCGCCACCTTTACCGCTTCCGTGGACCGCGGGGTCGCGCCCGTGGGCGAGCCCGTCACCCTCAACCTCACGTTCTCGGGCGGTGAACCGGAAGAACCGCCCCGGGTGCCGGATATTCCCGGCCTGCAAATCACCTACGCGGGCCGCTCAACCCAGTTCATCATGGTCAACAACCGCATCAGCTCCACCGCCACCCACACCTACACGGTGGTCGGACTCGAACCCGGCGACTACACCATCCCGGCTCTCCAGGTCCGCGTCAACGGGCAAACCCTCACCAGCGATCCCGTCTCCCTCCGCATCGTCCGCAGCGACCCGCGCACGCAACTGGCTTATCTGCGACTGTCCATCCCGGAGCGGCCGGTCTACGCAGGCGAGGTCTTCACGGTGAAACTGGACCTGTGCCTGCGCGACCGCATCGAAAACATCGCCAATGTCCAGCTCTCCCCGCTCCAGGTCGAATCCTGCACCCAGCTCAAACAGTCCCGGCTCCCCCAACAAACCGAACGCAACGAATTCGGCCAGTTCACGGTCATCCCCATGGTCTACACCCTGGTGGCCGCGCGCCCCGGCACGCTCACGATCGGCCCGGTGGACTGCAGCTTCGTCGCAGAAGTGATTCCGGAAGGAGGCCGACGCGATCCATTTGCCGGATTCGGTTTCGGCGTATTCCGATTTGGCGAGACCCGGCCCATCTCCCTGCGCGCCGACGCCCAAAAACTTCAGGTCCTGCCCCTGCCCGAACAGGGTCGGCCCCCGGAGTTCAACGGCGCCATCGGCCGCTTCAGCCTCTCCGTCGTCGCCGGCCCCACCAACGTCGCCGTCGGCGACCCCGTCACCGTCCGCGTGCAAATCCGCGGTCGCGGTGCACTCGACGCACTCAAACTCCCCGAACAGTCGGACTGGCAGGCCTTCAAAACCTATCCGCCCACCGAGAATGTCCAAACCTCCGACCCGCTGGGACTCGAGGGTGTCAAAACTTTCGAACTCATCGTCGTCCCTCAATCGGCCGGAATTCGTGCCCTCCCTCCCCTCCGGTTCGCCTACTTTGACCCCGAAAGCCGCACCTATCGGCAGCTGGCCAGCGAACCGATCCCCTTGCAGGTGCGCGCCGGTGCCGCCACCCCGCTGCCCGCCCTGGCCACTGAACCGCCACAACCCCGGACCCCACCCGCGCCCGCCCGGGACATCCGCGGCCTCAAACAACAGCTCGGGCCCATCGTCGCCACGGCACCGCCATGGATCACTCGCGGGTCCTTCTGGATTGCGCACAGTCTCCCCGTGGCAGCATGGCTGGGTCTGCTGGCCTGGCGCCGACGCGCCGAAGCCCTGGCCGCCGACCCCCGCCGACAGCGTCAGCGCGCCGCCCGCCGCCGCGTCCGCCACGCCCTGTACGAACTGCAAAAACTGGCCCCTGCCGGACCCCCGGATGCCTTCTACGCCGCCCTGTTCCGCCTGCTCCAGGAGCAGATCGCAGAGCGGCTCGACCTGCCCGCCTCCGCCATTACCGAGGCCGTCATCGAGGAACGCCTGCGCCCGGCCGGCCTGCCCGATGACCTCTGCCAGGAATTGCACGCCCTCTTCCAGCTCTGCAACCAGGCCCGCTACGCACCCGGCATGGTGGAGGCCAACCTCGATCGCGTCCGCGCCCGGGCCGAAGCCGCCGTGCAACGCCTCCAAAACTTCGGACCATGA
- a CDS encoding LysE family translocator — MREVILSGLTGWISGLLLSIPVGPVNLTIMNEAARWGFRRGWFIGLGAACMEVIYCGLAFAGVSSFFGQPLVESFMEVFSFLFLVFLGLKFLLTRSVETAPRVSRGSRLEQRLEARLEARFHPHSAFMIGWIRTLANPGVLLFWIILAGNFMARGWVDPGWPGKLACLLGVGAATLGWFTALSWGASRGMGRLSEPALLKMERASGVVLLLLAAIHGAHIAWQLAGLRHH; from the coding sequence ATGCGGGAGGTGATCCTCTCAGGGCTCACCGGTTGGATCAGCGGACTGCTGCTGTCCATCCCGGTCGGCCCGGTCAATCTCACCATCATGAACGAAGCCGCCCGGTGGGGGTTTCGCCGGGGCTGGTTCATCGGCTTGGGAGCCGCCTGCATGGAGGTGATCTACTGCGGCCTCGCCTTCGCCGGCGTCTCCTCCTTCTTCGGACAGCCCCTGGTGGAAAGCTTCATGGAGGTGTTCAGCTTCCTGTTCCTGGTTTTCCTGGGTTTGAAGTTCCTGCTCACCCGATCGGTGGAAACGGCCCCACGCGTGAGCCGGGGCAGCCGGTTGGAGCAGCGGCTGGAAGCCCGCTTGGAGGCGCGGTTCCACCCCCATTCGGCCTTCATGATCGGTTGGATCCGGACGCTGGCCAATCCGGGCGTCCTGCTGTTTTGGATCATCCTCGCGGGCAACTTTATGGCCAGGGGCTGGGTGGACCCCGGCTGGCCGGGCAAACTGGCCTGTTTGCTCGGGGTCGGTGCTGCCACGCTCGGCTGGTTTACCGCGCTGAGCTGGGGCGCCTCGCGCGGCATGGGCCGGCTCAGTGAACCCGCCCTCCTGAAAATGGAACGTGCCTCGGGTGTGGTGTTGCTCCTGCTGGCCGCCATCCACGGGGCCCACATCGCCTGGCAACTGGCCGGTCTGCGCCACCATTGA
- a CDS encoding phosphatidylserine decarboxylase, with amino-acid sequence MKHAGKARRAALRMVGWTLGVLALVLLGALCAWLLGSLVLMLSTLFVCIWAAFALFTLFFFRDPTPRVPRGRGLIVAPAYGRVDVVDRTTEPWFLGGECHRISIFLSVFDVHVQYAPVAGRVAIRKHTPGVYLSALRTESSSYNENVLLGLEVNEPAGERVAVRLIAGVVARRIVPFVEAGEELDQGDRIGLIQFGSRVELYLPLRARVTVKVGDRVRGGETIVAHWE; translated from the coding sequence ATGAAACATGCCGGCAAGGCGCGTCGCGCGGCTTTGCGCATGGTGGGTTGGACCTTGGGTGTGCTGGCCCTGGTGTTGCTCGGGGCTTTATGCGCCTGGCTGCTGGGCTCGTTGGTCCTCATGTTGTCCACCCTGTTCGTGTGCATCTGGGCCGCGTTCGCGCTGTTTACCCTGTTTTTCTTTCGCGACCCCACGCCCCGGGTACCCCGGGGCCGCGGCCTCATCGTGGCCCCGGCCTATGGACGGGTGGACGTGGTGGATCGCACCACTGAACCCTGGTTCCTGGGCGGCGAGTGCCACCGCATTTCGATCTTTCTTTCCGTTTTCGACGTCCACGTGCAATACGCCCCTGTGGCCGGCCGGGTCGCCATCCGCAAACACACGCCCGGCGTGTACCTGAGTGCCCTCCGCACCGAGAGCAGCAGCTACAATGAAAACGTGTTGCTGGGCCTGGAGGTGAACGAGCCGGCCGGTGAACGCGTGGCGGTGCGGCTCATCGCCGGTGTGGTGGCACGCCGTATCGTGCCCTTCGTCGAGGCGGGGGAGGAACTGGACCAGGGCGACCGGATCGGCCTCATCCAGTTCGGCTCCCGGGTGGAATTGTACCTGCCCTTGCGAGCGCGGGTGACGGTGAAGGTGGGTGACCGCGTCCGCGGCGGCGAAACCATTGTGGCCCATTGGGAATAG
- a CDS encoding DUF1553 domain-containing protein codes for MRRCWIAAVWVALLCGGALRAVEDPFTGPGGVQARNGVDEAVFARLAELGLRPAPLCSDAVFLRRLYLDVTGTLPGEQEVREFLADGRPDKRDVWIEKVLAREEWADYLALKWSELLRVKAEYPVNLWPNAAQAYHRWIRDAFRRNVSYDRFVRALLTSSGSNFREPAVNVYRAVPSRDPVGIARAVALTFLGLRWEHCPSNQWAGMAACFAGVAYKPTGEWKEEIVYHDPRSPRIREWWGPEGRVRMPDGAELVLEPGRDPRELFADWLIRPENPWFSACLANRVWSWLMGRGIVHEPDDFRPDNPPSNPALLRYLSSELVSSGYDWKHLFRVILRSHPYQQSCVPAVPGPESAVNFACYPVRRLEAEVLLDALNQVTSSGDSYTSAIPEPWTVLPAGTRAVLIPDGSISSPFLDLLGRSPRDTGLESERNLRSTPAQRLHWLNGSQVLRKIGQSPLVAWGAERGRSPQEVAERFHGVVLSRLPTREELEVVERLFARAASRREAAEDLLWALINTAEFVHRH; via the coding sequence ATGAGAAGGTGTTGGATTGCGGCGGTTTGGGTGGCGCTGTTGTGCGGCGGGGCACTGCGCGCGGTGGAAGATCCGTTCACGGGTCCGGGCGGGGTGCAGGCCCGCAACGGGGTGGACGAGGCGGTGTTTGCGCGTCTGGCCGAACTGGGGCTTCGGCCGGCTCCGTTGTGTTCGGATGCGGTCTTTTTGCGGCGGTTGTATTTGGATGTGACGGGCACGTTGCCCGGGGAGCAGGAGGTTCGGGAGTTTCTGGCGGACGGGCGGCCGGACAAGCGCGACGTGTGGATTGAGAAGGTGCTGGCGCGGGAGGAATGGGCGGACTACCTGGCGCTGAAGTGGAGCGAGCTGTTGCGGGTGAAAGCGGAATACCCGGTGAATCTGTGGCCCAATGCGGCCCAGGCGTATCACCGCTGGATTCGGGACGCGTTCCGGCGGAACGTTTCCTACGATCGGTTTGTGCGGGCGCTGTTGACATCCAGCGGGAGCAATTTCCGCGAACCGGCGGTGAATGTTTATCGGGCGGTCCCGTCGCGGGATCCGGTGGGGATTGCCCGTGCGGTGGCGTTGACCTTCCTGGGGTTGCGATGGGAGCACTGTCCCTCCAACCAGTGGGCCGGGATGGCGGCGTGTTTTGCCGGGGTGGCGTACAAGCCGACCGGCGAGTGGAAGGAGGAGATTGTTTACCACGACCCGCGCTCGCCCCGGATTCGGGAGTGGTGGGGGCCGGAGGGACGGGTGCGGATGCCGGACGGTGCGGAGCTGGTACTGGAGCCGGGTCGGGATCCGCGTGAACTGTTTGCGGACTGGCTGATTCGGCCCGAAAACCCGTGGTTCAGCGCCTGTTTGGCCAACCGGGTTTGGTCGTGGTTGATGGGCCGGGGGATCGTGCATGAGCCGGATGACTTTCGGCCGGACAATCCGCCGTCGAATCCGGCCCTATTGCGGTATCTGAGCTCGGAGCTGGTGTCCTCGGGGTACGATTGGAAACACTTGTTTCGCGTGATTCTCCGGTCGCATCCGTATCAGCAATCGTGTGTACCGGCGGTGCCGGGTCCGGAGTCTGCGGTGAACTTTGCCTGTTATCCGGTGCGGCGGCTGGAGGCGGAGGTGTTGTTGGATGCGTTGAATCAGGTGACCTCGAGTGGTGACTCCTACACCAGCGCGATTCCCGAGCCGTGGACGGTGTTGCCGGCGGGGACGCGGGCGGTGTTGATCCCGGATGGGAGCATTTCGAGTCCGTTTTTGGACCTATTGGGGCGGTCTCCGCGGGACACGGGGCTGGAGTCGGAGCGGAACCTGCGGAGCACTCCGGCGCAGCGGCTTCATTGGTTGAACGGTTCCCAGGTGTTGCGGAAAATAGGGCAGAGCCCGCTGGTGGCCTGGGGTGCTGAGCGGGGCCGGAGTCCGCAGGAGGTGGCGGAGCGATTTCATGGGGTGGTGTTGTCCCGGTTGCCGACGCGGGAGGAGTTGGAAGTGGTGGAACGGCTGTTTGCGCGGGCGGCGTCGCGGCGCGAGGCTGCCGAGGATTTGCTCTGGGCACTGATCAACACTGCGGAGTTTGTTCATCGACACTGA
- a CDS encoding DUF1501 domain-containing protein: MNPEGSDPGRSVRRDAMRLLERLGVPMSRREMLRRCLYGAGGLLLLNGWGLRAASPSRTPRARSVIQVWLWGGPCHIDLFDPKPEAGRDYCGPLNSALETNVPGIRIGQLLPRLAGQADKYVLIRSLTHGSNAHETASYIVQTGHNPGGRDVFPSAGAVVAHFKGRTGGPGGLIPPYIVLTEPQGRFSEAGFLGYGARPFVTGGDPARARFEVEGIVAPGVSDERQRRRRALLAELNTLGRVLPGDATLQSFYASEEQAYELILGEAGRLFDLTREPDAVRDRYGRNTFGQSCLMARRLVEQGVPYVTINYKGWDTHKQHFQVMNRKLPELDQGLSALLEDLAGRGLLAETIVWVSGEFGRTPKVQWDPPWNGGRNHYGRAFSALLAGGGFKGGQVLGATNRTGEEVVERPVHPAEVLASIYTLLGIDPGATLPHPEGQPVRVLPETSEAGSGPRLLREIMETV; encoded by the coding sequence ATGAACCCGGAAGGATCTGACCCCGGGCGCTCTGTGCGCCGGGATGCGATGCGGTTGTTGGAGCGGCTGGGCGTCCCGATGTCGCGTCGGGAGATGTTGCGGCGGTGTTTGTATGGGGCGGGCGGGTTGTTGCTGCTGAATGGTTGGGGGTTGCGGGCGGCGTCGCCCTCCCGGACCCCGCGGGCGCGTTCGGTGATCCAGGTCTGGTTGTGGGGGGGGCCGTGTCACATTGATCTGTTTGATCCGAAGCCCGAGGCCGGGCGGGATTATTGCGGACCCTTGAACTCGGCGTTGGAGACGAATGTGCCCGGGATTCGGATCGGGCAGTTGTTGCCCCGGTTGGCGGGGCAGGCGGACAAGTATGTCCTGATTCGGAGCCTGACCCATGGGAGCAATGCCCACGAGACAGCTTCGTACATTGTGCAGACGGGGCATAATCCGGGCGGGCGCGATGTGTTTCCGAGCGCGGGGGCGGTGGTGGCGCATTTCAAGGGACGGACGGGCGGGCCGGGCGGCCTGATTCCGCCGTACATTGTGTTGACGGAACCGCAGGGGCGGTTTTCGGAGGCGGGGTTTCTCGGATACGGTGCGCGGCCGTTTGTGACGGGCGGCGACCCGGCCCGGGCGCGATTCGAGGTGGAGGGGATTGTGGCGCCCGGGGTGAGCGACGAACGCCAGCGTCGGAGGCGCGCCCTGTTGGCGGAGTTGAACACGTTGGGCCGGGTATTGCCCGGGGATGCGACCCTGCAGAGTTTTTATGCTTCGGAGGAGCAGGCGTATGAACTGATTCTTGGGGAGGCGGGCCGGTTGTTTGATTTGACCCGTGAGCCGGACGCGGTGCGGGACCGGTACGGCCGGAACACCTTCGGACAGAGCTGTCTGATGGCGCGCCGGCTTGTGGAGCAGGGCGTGCCGTATGTGACGATCAACTACAAGGGCTGGGACACGCACAAGCAACACTTCCAGGTGATGAACCGGAAACTGCCGGAACTGGACCAGGGGTTGTCGGCACTGCTGGAGGATCTGGCCGGACGTGGTCTGTTGGCCGAGACCATCGTCTGGGTCTCGGGCGAGTTTGGTCGGACGCCGAAGGTCCAGTGGGATCCGCCGTGGAATGGGGGCCGGAACCATTACGGGCGCGCGTTTTCCGCGCTGCTGGCTGGTGGCGGATTCAAGGGCGGGCAGGTGCTCGGGGCCACGAACCGCACGGGTGAAGAAGTGGTGGAACGGCCCGTTCATCCGGCCGAGGTGTTGGCCAGCATCTATACGCTGCTGGGGATTGATCCGGGTGCCACGCTGCCGCATCCGGAGGGGCAACCGGTGCGGGTGTTGCCGGAGACGTCGGAAGCGGGCTCGGGCCCGCGCCTGTTGCGCGAGATCATGGAGACGGTATGA
- the pssA gene encoding CDP-diacylglycerol--serine O-phosphatidyltransferase codes for MARAPSTLQGRRPENPSDPDAGLQIYFLPNLLTAGNLFCGFVALTKIVEADLTPSPEGVINWGPIKVAMAFILLACIFDLFDGRVARMGGIDSPFGREFDSLADLISFGVAPAFLVHRVVLADVFVNHPQIGWFIASIYLLCGAFRLARFNVLAARGDRGTTEFVGFPIPSAAGLVVSLTLLIIHLNENERSLGRWRYIPAVVLVFLSIMMVSTVRYPSFKSLGLRATSTFTKAIGAALFLGMLLVLREKVLFYVLPGFFTAYLIYGFIRPKLSRALLREIEDEEDWNEPARGTPEPDPPGGGDNPCGR; via the coding sequence ATGGCACGCGCACCATCCACTCTCCAGGGCAGGCGCCCAGAAAACCCATCCGATCCCGACGCCGGGCTGCAGATCTATTTCCTGCCCAACCTTCTCACCGCGGGAAATCTCTTCTGCGGGTTTGTGGCCCTGACCAAGATCGTGGAGGCCGACCTGACACCCTCGCCGGAAGGAGTGATCAACTGGGGACCGATCAAGGTCGCCATGGCGTTCATCCTGTTGGCGTGCATCTTCGACCTGTTCGACGGTCGCGTGGCGCGGATGGGCGGAATCGACAGCCCGTTTGGACGCGAGTTCGATTCGTTGGCGGATCTGATCTCGTTTGGGGTGGCTCCGGCGTTTCTGGTGCATCGGGTGGTGCTGGCCGATGTCTTCGTGAATCATCCCCAGATCGGCTGGTTCATCGCCTCCATCTACCTGCTGTGCGGGGCGTTCCGGCTGGCACGGTTCAACGTATTGGCCGCCCGGGGCGACCGTGGTACCACTGAATTCGTCGGCTTTCCCATACCCTCGGCGGCCGGGTTGGTCGTGTCTCTCACCCTGCTGATCATCCACCTCAACGAAAATGAACGCAGCCTGGGCCGATGGCGGTACATTCCGGCGGTGGTATTGGTCTTTCTTTCGATCATGATGGTCAGCACGGTGCGGTACCCGAGCTTCAAATCGTTGGGCCTGCGCGCCACCAGCACCTTCACCAAGGCCATCGGTGCTGCGCTCTTCCTCGGCATGCTCCTGGTGTTGCGGGAAAAAGTGCTTTTCTATGTGCTGCCGGGGTTCTTCACCGCCTACCTGATCTACGGATTCATCCGACCCAAATTGTCCCGGGCCCTGCTGCGGGAAATCGAAGACGAAGAGGACTGGAATGAACCGGCCCGGGGCACGCCCGAACCGGACCCGCCCGGGGGAGGTGACAACCCATGCGGGAGGTGA
- a CDS encoding FAD:protein FMN transferase: protein MTQTADAVPFESPVAVRAAIDAMATRFEILVYGTHPPALRAAAEEALAEVRRLESRLSFYRPDSEIARLNQRGGTEPVRILPEVWTLLERAVALGRATDGAFDITVAPLLEAWGFAGGTGHRPDPETLHSARNRVGLQYLRFDRLTWSVSFEKPGMRVDLGGIGKGYAIEQAVEILRDAGVTSALIHGGTSTAYGLGAPPEAEAWQVAIEPPPELRRPDAPPLAVVSLRDRALSVSAVWGRAFTDAEGLHGHVIDPRTGQPVSRAVLAAVVTRSPTEADALSTALLVLGAEGLNLLARQWPDLQALVLGRCAGQWHVQTRGLTPHPAYTTTGPKT from the coding sequence ATGACCCAAACCGCTGATGCCGTCCCTTTCGAATCGCCCGTGGCCGTCCGCGCCGCAATCGACGCGATGGCCACACGATTCGAAATCCTCGTGTACGGAACACACCCGCCCGCCCTGCGCGCCGCCGCCGAGGAGGCCCTGGCCGAGGTCCGACGACTCGAGTCCCGCCTCAGCTTCTATCGACCGGACAGCGAAATCGCCCGGCTCAACCAGCGCGGCGGCACCGAACCGGTTCGAATCTTGCCCGAGGTATGGACCCTCCTGGAACGGGCCGTGGCCCTCGGCCGGGCCACCGACGGTGCGTTCGACATCACCGTGGCACCCCTGCTCGAAGCGTGGGGGTTCGCGGGCGGCACGGGACACCGACCCGACCCCGAAACCCTCCACTCAGCCAGGAATCGTGTCGGCCTGCAATACCTGCGCTTCGACCGCCTCACCTGGTCGGTCAGCTTCGAAAAACCCGGTATGCGCGTGGACCTGGGCGGGATCGGCAAGGGCTACGCCATCGAACAGGCCGTGGAAATCCTCCGCGACGCCGGCGTCACATCCGCCCTCATCCACGGCGGCACCAGCACCGCTTACGGCCTGGGCGCACCGCCCGAAGCCGAAGCATGGCAGGTCGCCATCGAGCCGCCCCCCGAATTGCGCCGGCCCGACGCACCACCACTGGCCGTGGTTTCCCTCCGGGACCGCGCACTGTCGGTCTCGGCCGTCTGGGGCCGGGCATTCACCGACGCCGAGGGCCTCCACGGCCACGTCATCGACCCGCGGACCGGCCAACCCGTTTCCCGCGCCGTTTTGGCCGCGGTGGTGACCCGATCCCCCACCGAAGCCGACGCCCTTTCCACCGCATTGCTGGTCCTGGGTGCCGAGGGCCTGAACCTGCTGGCCCGGCAATGGCCCGACCTCCAAGCCCTTGTCCTCGGGCGGTGCGCAGGACAATGGCACGTCCAAACCCGGGGTCTCACACCCCACCCCGCTTACACGACAACCGGCCCGAAAACCTGA
- a CDS encoding SDR family NAD(P)-dependent oxidoreductase — MNGIHLHNRVAVVTGASRGLGRAIALKLAGAGADVALLARDVQRLSSVAEEIRQRGRRALPLPCDVSSESDVAAAAGEIRKAFGVVHILVNSAGINIRKPITDFTLEEWHRVLDTNLTGVFLMCRALIPLMRGQGYGRILNLTSIMSHVALPGRTAYAASKTGLLGFIRALALELAPEGITVNGISPGPVATEMNRPLLENPELHREFTARIPMARWGTEEEIAALALYLCSDEAGWITGTDIRIDGGWTAQ, encoded by the coding sequence ATGAACGGGATCCACCTGCACAACCGGGTGGCGGTGGTCACCGGAGCCAGTCGTGGACTGGGCCGCGCCATCGCCCTGAAACTGGCCGGGGCCGGGGCCGACGTGGCATTGCTGGCCCGGGACGTCCAACGGCTCTCTTCCGTTGCCGAAGAAATCCGGCAGCGCGGTCGCCGTGCCCTGCCCCTGCCCTGCGATGTCTCGTCCGAATCCGACGTCGCCGCAGCTGCCGGGGAAATCCGCAAGGCCTTCGGCGTCGTACATATCCTGGTCAACTCCGCCGGGATCAACATCCGCAAGCCCATCACCGACTTCACCCTGGAGGAATGGCATCGCGTACTGGACACCAACCTCACCGGCGTGTTCCTCATGTGCCGGGCCCTGATCCCCCTGATGCGCGGCCAGGGTTACGGGCGGATCCTCAACCTCACCTCCATCATGAGTCATGTGGCGCTGCCCGGTCGCACCGCTTACGCGGCCAGCAAAACGGGTCTGCTCGGTTTCATCCGGGCCCTCGCACTCGAACTTGCGCCCGAGGGCATCACCGTCAATGGCATCAGCCCCGGACCGGTGGCCACCGAGATGAACCGTCCCTTGCTGGAAAACCCCGAGCTGCACCGCGAGTTTACAGCCAGGATCCCCATGGCACGTTGGGGCACGGAGGAGGAAATCGCCGCCCTGGCCCTCTACCTGTGTTCCGACGAGGCGGGATGGATCACCGGAACGGACATTCGCATTGACGGCGGCTGGACGGCTCAGTGA
- a CDS encoding tetratricopeptide repeat protein: MSAHQPPDSRKSCATTRLAGERAGIARHACVVVGLWLLTLATAAAAPAAAATAFDQANHLYEQGHYEEAVRTYEDLLHQGIRTAAVLYNRGNAWFKAGHLGRAIASYHEALELAPRDPEIRANLQFVREQVRPPSFKPGTLQQWLTRLTVNEWTLAAAVPFWISLLLLMASQVRPAWRARFKGLLWCTGLLTLFLAALTLAAHLLWQYRRPAVVITATAPLRNGPFEESPVLLQLHDGAEVLVLERKDNWLRVTPDGIQSGWVPQDALWIPGTL, translated from the coding sequence ATGAGCGCGCACCAGCCCCCGGATTCCCGCAAATCCTGTGCAACAACCCGCCTCGCCGGCGAGCGGGCCGGGATTGCGCGACATGCCTGCGTTGTCGTCGGCCTCTGGCTGCTGACCCTCGCCACGGCCGCCGCGGCACCAGCGGCTGCGGCGACCGCATTCGACCAGGCCAACCACCTCTACGAACAGGGCCACTACGAGGAGGCGGTCCGCACTTACGAAGATCTGCTCCACCAGGGCATCCGCACCGCGGCCGTCCTCTACAACCGCGGCAACGCCTGGTTCAAAGCCGGCCACCTCGGCCGCGCCATCGCAAGTTACCACGAAGCCCTCGAACTGGCTCCGCGCGATCCCGAAATCCGGGCCAACCTCCAGTTCGTCCGTGAACAGGTCCGACCCCCATCCTTCAAACCCGGCACTCTTCAACAATGGCTCACCCGGCTCACCGTCAACGAATGGACGTTGGCAGCCGCCGTGCCGTTTTGGATCTCTCTGCTCCTTCTGATGGCAAGTCAGGTGCGTCCGGCATGGAGGGCCCGATTCAAGGGCCTCCTCTGGTGCACCGGCCTCCTCACCCTGTTCCTGGCCGCACTCACGCTGGCGGCCCATCTCCTCTGGCAATACCGTCGCCCGGCAGTCGTCATCACCGCCACCGCGCCGCTCCGCAACGGTCCATTCGAAGAATCTCCCGTGCTGCTGCAACTCCACGACGGCGCCGAAGTCCTCGTGTTGGAACGCAAGGACAATTGGCTCCGGGTCACCCCCGACGGCATCCAATCCGGCTGGGTCCCGCAGGACGCCCTTTGGATCCCCGGCACCCTCTGA